From one Asterias amurensis chromosome 14, ASM3211899v1 genomic stretch:
- the LOC139946801 gene encoding uncharacterized protein — protein sequence MGMLRFLLPLMMCLMACHAVPTIDIPPRESTVRVRGSVTLTCKVMNKGLYVVSWLKQGRVISNDEAIVSSAVESSRYSIVGEPSEGNYSLRITNILLSDNDMFKCQLRAPSGTGFRDVQSRPVTLIVQHPPAEGYPTCYPQYTEIRGLSVGTELKFGCETQIGEPAAQLLWTLNGTELESDVDSATTDFIGMEFRRNITVEDHKKIFLCTLTHELLPGPRTCEVGPLDVLFPPIEAKVESKSTSHKVGSTLLLSCNAKANPLVMPSDYRWYTIPPIDESKQSPLGMVWVLSKLEAGYDGTVVICEARNSMGALNSSFTISVTKETTPPPPPTAPARPTLPRITRPRSTSASANPFGTPYVIILILIAIALLMLAITLVIIAMKRKKQPAAILTVTDLDNLHADVHSLASFGNISRHGTPYLDRVDYELGRSRSHSRDHMFDTDSLDSASALMMRGMSSDSPTHRKYSVDSLGKPLGNHTQYRDHHPRRPSNGSPVHHPSAKRLDSSPVKQRKQSDSALSQAGRPLPKIGPVVEQNEYAELTPVSARKKYNEVSQNSVASPESGYCEDDVLVKNVDNSYSLQSSNNCNCSRKMSHVEV from the coding sequence ATGGGTATGTTGAGGTTTCTATTACCGCTCATGATGTGTTTGATGGCTTGTCATGCCGTCCCCACGATCGACATTCCCCCACGGGAATCCACAGTGCGTGTGCGGGGTTCGGTCACCCTTACATGCAAGGTGATGAACAAGGGCCTGTACGTAGTGTCGTGGCTCAAGCAAGGACGAGTCATCAGCAACGACGAGGCGATCGTGTCATCAGCCGTGGAGTCGTCTCGCTACTCCATAGTCGGCGAGCCCTCGGAGGGTAACTATAGCTTAAGGATAACAAACATCCTCCTTTCGGACAATGACATGTTCAAGTGCCAGCTCCGGGCTCCCTCGGGGACCGGTTTTCGCGACGTGCAGTCCCGCCCAGTAACCCTGATCGTCCAGCACCCACCGGCGGAGGGCTACCCGACATGCTACCCGCAGTATACCGAGATTCGTGGGCTATCGGTCGGCACGGAGCTCAAATTCGGATGCGAAACTCAGATCGGGGAGCCGGCCGCCCAGCTCCTGTGGACACTGAACGGTACGGAGCTGGAGTCCGACGTGGACAGCGCGACTACGGATTTCATCGGCATGGAGTTCCGTCGAAACATCACTGTGGAAGACCACAAGAAAATCTTCCTATGCACTCTGACCCACGAGCTTTTGCCCGGACCGAGAACCTGCGAGGTCGGGCCCCTTGATGTGCTTTTCCCGCCGATAGAAGCCAAGGTGGAGTCGAAGTCAACATCGCATAAAGTTGGGAGTACCTTGTTGCTGTCGTGCAACGCGAAGGCGAACCCACTTGTGATGCCATCAGACTACAGATGGTACACCATACCGCCAATCGACGAGTCAAAGCAAAGCCCACTTGGAATGGTTTGGGTTTTGAGCAAATTGGAAGCCGGTTACGATGGTACGGTAGTGATATGCGAGGCTCGAAACAGTATGGGTGCTCTGAACTCCTCATTTACAATCTCCGTCACGAAGGAGACCACTCCTCCCCCGCCCCCAACAGCACCGGCACGACCCACGCTACCTAGAATCACCCGACCCAGATCGACATCGGCCTCGGCGAACCCTTTCGGCACCCCGTATGTTATTATCCTGATCCTGATAGCCATAGCCCTGCTCATGCTTGCCATTACTCTAGTCATCATCGCCATGAAGAGAAAGAAGCAGCCAGCGGCAATCTTAACAGTGACCGACTTGGATAATCTCCACGCCGACGTGCACTCCCTTGCCTCCTTCGGCAACATCTCCCGACACGGTACCCCATACCTGGACCGAGTGGATTACGAACTCGGCCGTAGCCGCTCCCACAGCCGGGACCACATGTTCGACACAGATAGCCTGGACTCTGCCTCGGCTCTCATGATGAGAGGCATGTCTTCCGACTCCCCAACTCATAGGAAATACAGCGTGGACTCCCTCGGTAAACCGCTAGGTAACCACACCCAGTACCGAGACCACCACCCCCGCCGTCCGAGCAACGGATCCCCGGTACACCATCCTTCCGCTAAACGCCTGGACTCGTCGCCCGTGAAACAGCGCAAACAGAGCGATTCCGCTCTCAGCCAAGCGGGCCGTCCCTTACCGAAGATCGGACCGGTGGTGGAGCAGAACGAATACGCCGAGTTAACCCCGGTATCCGCCCGTAAGAAGTACAACGAAGTATCGCAGAACTCCGTGGCGTCCCCGGAGTCCGGATACTGCGAGGATGATGTCCTCGTCAAAAACGTGGACAATAGCTACTCGTTGCAGTCTTCTAATAACTGTAACTGCAGCCGTAAGATGTCTCATGTTGAGGTTTGA